One Tubulanus polymorphus chromosome 5, tnTubPoly1.2, whole genome shotgun sequence DNA segment encodes these proteins:
- the LOC141905826 gene encoding transmembrane 6 superfamily member 1-like, whose product MLSSPPTIVLGASLLGIPIAYILNTLKMKPNTHDMFTNFTDGDNTVMMLGFLSLGLMVLLTYLGFKLTKIRDKRPSSQIIDPLFFVFSICCFSSVVDLLIGLENDGVISGFVAFYLNDGEPYLRTAHGTCICYWDGTGHYIMYIYMLYSLFSGKSIRNCGLYWVGSIVHSLVVFLPGNVAGPYPVKASFLLNVPFVVVPIWSAVRFLQERPTAKNISAKRAEVRMETYQSIWTRPLDILICFYFIAATVVSFFRGFVALGCCKWYVEDYEPYLNDPVLYPKLQMFVYLFYFIPYYIMSIYGVIRQGCCWMNDWSIIHAGAAAQAQVAFIGSSIHHSTPIEYRLPQTYQAQCVFWVINLSLLIIPQFIAYKFMKRSSLFNQDKISMKNKAY is encoded by the exons ATGTTATCCTCTCCCCCAACGATCGTACTGGGAGCCTCTTTACTCGGAATTCCCATTGCTTACATTCTAAACACCTTGAAGATGAAGCCGAACACACATGACATGTTCACTAATTTCACCGATGGCGATAACACTGTGATGATGTTAGGATTTCTTTCGTTGGGTCTAATGGTTCTTCTCACCTATCTCGGTTTCAAATTAACGAAAATTAGAGATAAACGACCGTCTTCTCAAATAATAGATCCTTTATTTTTCG tGTTCAGTATATGTTGTTTTTCATCAGTTGTTGATCTGTTGATTGGTCTGGAAAATGATGGCGTAATATCAGGATTTGTggctttttatttgaatgatgGGGAACCGTATTTACGAACTGCGCATGGTACATGCATTTGTTACTGGGATGGCACTGGACACTATATCATGTACATTTACATGCTTTATTCACTGTTTAGTGG AAAGAGTATAAGAAATTGTGGTTTATATTGGGTAGGATCAATAGTACATAGTTTGGTAGTATTTCTGCCAGGAAATGTGGCTG GTCCATATCCTGTGAAAGCTTCATTTCTGCTGAATGTTCCATTTGTCGTTGTTCCAATCTGGTCGGCTGTGCGATTTCTACAGGAGAGACCGACGGCAAAAAATATATCAGCAAAACGTGCTGAGGTTAGGATGGAAACTTACCAGTCAATCTGGACAAGACCTCTGGATATCCTGATATGCTTTTACTTCATTGCGGCAACAGTTGTGTCATTCTTTCGAGGATTT GTTGCTTTAGGATGCTGTAAATGGTATGTCGAAGATTATGAGCCTTATCTAAACGATCCTGTCTTATATCCTAAATTACAG atgtttgtttatctgttttatttcattccatACTACATTATGAGCATATATGGTGTGATTAGACAGGGATGTTGTTGGATGAATGATTGGAGTATAATTCATGCTGGAGCTGCTGCACAG GCACAAGTAGCATTTATTGGGTCATCAATTCATCATTCGACCCCTATTGAATACAGACTACCCCAAACATATCAAGCTCAATGCGTATTTTGGGTTATCAATTTAAGTTTACTGATCATTCCACAGTTTATCGCGTACAAATTTATGAAACGATCATCATTGTTCAATCAGGATAAGATCAGTATGAAGAATAAAGCGTATTAG